A single region of the Rathayibacter rathayi genome encodes:
- a CDS encoding PP2C family serine/threonine-protein phosphatase: protein MDADVSAALSTPCPTCGEPVTTGDAFCEACGTPLIVAAAASVPPVPVGVAATCVFCGGVVAEDGYCEQCGRPAPSEREHWAEAPHPLVGGVCDRGLRHPANEDAMAIGATALADGALHTALLVVCDGVSSTPDSDRASLAAARAALSALQAEVGGESVGADRWRALLQMATARASGAIEAALPGKRSNPPSCTFTAAVLDGALLVTGNVGDSRSYWIPDAGEPRQLSVDDSWAQEQIASGVPREQAETAPDAHAITRWLGADAHDEEPRVAAEELTEPGWVLVCSDGLWNYASTADNLARVFREAQERVGADPVALGEALVAWANERGGHDNITAALARFIPADAGPVG from the coding sequence GTGGACGCTGACGTGAGCGCCGCGCTCTCGACTCCTTGCCCGACCTGTGGCGAGCCGGTTACCACGGGCGACGCGTTCTGTGAAGCCTGCGGGACGCCGCTGATCGTCGCGGCCGCCGCCTCCGTTCCTCCCGTTCCGGTCGGGGTAGCCGCGACCTGTGTCTTCTGCGGCGGAGTGGTCGCCGAGGACGGCTACTGCGAGCAGTGCGGCCGCCCGGCGCCGAGCGAGCGCGAGCACTGGGCGGAGGCGCCGCACCCGCTCGTCGGCGGCGTCTGTGATCGCGGGCTCCGGCACCCCGCCAACGAGGACGCGATGGCGATCGGAGCGACGGCCCTCGCGGACGGTGCGCTGCACACGGCGCTGCTCGTGGTGTGCGACGGGGTCTCGTCGACCCCCGACTCCGACCGAGCGTCGCTCGCCGCGGCCCGCGCCGCGCTCAGCGCGCTCCAGGCCGAGGTCGGCGGTGAGAGCGTCGGAGCGGACCGCTGGCGCGCGCTCCTGCAGATGGCGACCGCGCGCGCTTCCGGAGCGATCGAGGCGGCTCTGCCCGGAAAGCGGTCGAACCCGCCCTCGTGTACGTTCACCGCGGCAGTGCTCGACGGGGCGCTGCTCGTCACCGGCAATGTGGGCGACAGCCGCAGCTACTGGATCCCTGACGCCGGCGAGCCCCGTCAGCTGAGCGTCGACGACTCCTGGGCGCAGGAGCAGATCGCGTCGGGAGTGCCGCGGGAGCAGGCCGAGACGGCGCCCGACGCGCACGCGATCACCCGGTGGCTGGGCGCCGACGCGCACGATGAGGAGCCGCGGGTCGCCGCCGAGGAGCTGACGGAGCCCGGCTGGGTGCTGGTCTGCTCCGACGGGCTGTGGAACTACGCCTCCACCGCAGACAACCTCGCGCGCGTGTTTCGGGAGGCGCAGGAGCGGGTGGGCGCCGACCCGGTGGCACTCGGGGAAGCTCTGGTCGCCTGGGCGAACGAACGTGGCGGGCACGACAACATCACGGCGGCGCTGGCCCGCTTCATCCCCGCCGACGCCGGGCCTGTCGGTTAG
- a CDS encoding CoA-acylating methylmalonate-semialdehyde dehydrogenase, which produces MSIAEPATALSVVGHWIDGAPSASSSGRTAPVYDPALGVVAREVALADGAEVAAAVASARAAFPAWRDTSLAKRQQIIFRFRELLASRKQELAELITSEHGKVVSDALGEIARGQEVVEFATGLAHHLKGEYSEQVSTGVDVYSVKQPLGVVGIISPFNFPAMVPMWFFPIAIAAGNTVVVKPSEKDPSPALWLGALWKEAGLPDGVYTVLNGDQVAVDGLLEHPDVRSISFVGSTPIAQYVYETGTRHGKRVQALGGAKNHMLVLPDADLDLVADSAINAGFGSAGERCMAISVVVAVEPVADELIEKIRERAATLRTGDGRRGCDMGPLITEAHRDKVASYIAIAQEDGAEVVIDGRGIEVDGDANGFWLGPTLLDRVPTTSRAYTEEIFGPVLSIVRVASYEEGVALINAGAFGNGTAIFTNDGGAARRFQNEVEVGMIGINVPIPVPVATFSFGGWKASLFGDTKAHGAEGVRFFTQQKAITSRWLDPSHGGIDLGFPRQS; this is translated from the coding sequence ATGAGCATCGCCGAGCCCGCCACCGCCCTCTCCGTCGTCGGCCACTGGATCGACGGGGCCCCCTCAGCCTCCTCGTCCGGCCGCACCGCGCCCGTCTACGACCCGGCCCTGGGAGTCGTGGCCAGGGAGGTGGCCCTCGCCGATGGCGCCGAGGTCGCCGCCGCCGTCGCCTCCGCGAGGGCCGCCTTCCCCGCCTGGCGCGACACATCACTCGCGAAGCGGCAGCAAATCATCTTCCGCTTCCGGGAGCTGCTCGCCTCCAGGAAGCAGGAGCTCGCCGAGCTGATCACCTCGGAGCACGGCAAGGTCGTCTCGGATGCACTCGGCGAGATCGCCCGCGGGCAGGAGGTCGTGGAGTTCGCGACCGGCCTGGCCCACCACCTCAAGGGCGAGTACTCCGAGCAGGTCTCCACGGGCGTCGATGTCTACTCGGTGAAGCAGCCTCTCGGCGTCGTCGGGATCATCAGCCCGTTCAACTTCCCCGCGATGGTGCCGATGTGGTTCTTCCCGATCGCGATCGCCGCCGGCAACACCGTGGTGGTGAAGCCCTCCGAGAAGGACCCGTCACCTGCGCTGTGGCTCGGCGCGCTCTGGAAGGAAGCAGGCCTCCCCGACGGCGTCTACACCGTGCTGAACGGCGACCAGGTCGCCGTCGATGGACTGCTCGAGCACCCGGACGTCCGCTCGATCTCGTTCGTCGGGTCGACGCCGATCGCCCAGTACGTCTACGAGACCGGCACTCGGCATGGGAAGCGGGTGCAGGCGCTCGGCGGGGCGAAGAACCACATGCTGGTCCTCCCGGACGCCGATCTCGATCTCGTCGCCGACTCCGCGATCAACGCCGGTTTCGGCTCAGCGGGGGAGCGGTGCATGGCGATCTCGGTCGTCGTCGCGGTCGAACCCGTGGCGGATGAGCTGATCGAGAAGATCCGGGAGCGGGCCGCGACCCTTCGCACCGGCGACGGCCGTCGAGGCTGCGATATGGGGCCGCTCATCACCGAGGCGCACCGCGACAAGGTCGCCTCCTACATAGCGATCGCCCAGGAGGACGGAGCCGAGGTGGTCATCGACGGCCGCGGCATCGAGGTCGACGGCGACGCGAACGGCTTCTGGCTCGGCCCGACCCTCCTCGACCGCGTGCCGACGACGTCCCGCGCCTACACCGAGGAGATCTTCGGACCGGTCCTCTCGATCGTCCGCGTCGCGTCCTACGAGGAGGGCGTCGCGCTCATCAATGCCGGCGCCTTCGGCAACGGCACGGCGATCTTCACCAACGACGGAGGAGCGGCCCGCCGTTTCCAGAACGAGGTCGAGGTCGGAATGATCGGCATCAACGTCCCCATCCCGGTGCCGGTCGCGACGTTCTCGTTCGGCGGCTGGAAGGCGTCTCTGTTCGGCGACACCAAGGCTCACGGCGCCGAGGGCGTCCGCTTCTTCACCCAGCAGAAGGCCATCACGAGCCGGTGGCTCGACCCCTCCCACGGCGGCATCGACCTCGGCTTCCCGCGGCAGTCCTAG
- a CDS encoding aspartate aminotransferase family protein, whose product MMSSPLPAVRDNASVTAADRSRVLHSWSAQGALNPLPIAGGLGAEVWDVDGTRYLDFSSQLVNVTIGYQHPRVVAAIQEQAGILTTVGPASANETRAEAARLITERAPEGMEKVFFTNGGADANENAIRMARLFTGRDKVVSLYRSYHGNTGAAIVSTGDWRRIPNEYARGHVHAFGPYLYRSEFWAETPEQECERALHHLERIVQAEGSESIAAFLLETIPGTAGVLTPPAGYLAGVREIADRYGIQLILDEVMAGFGRTGEWFAFDAFDVRPDLITFAKGVNSGYVPIGGVVISDPIAHHFDERVFPGGLTYSGHPLAAASVVATLEAMAEEGIVENARTIGSEHLAPGLAALEAKHDLIGEVRGSGVFWALELVTDRAARTPLPTAAVARLKADLLARGLLPFTADNRIHVVPPAVITPAEIARGLAVLDDALTAFSG is encoded by the coding sequence ATGATGTCCTCGCCCCTTCCCGCCGTTCGCGACAACGCCTCGGTGACCGCTGCCGACCGGTCCCGCGTGCTCCACTCCTGGTCGGCCCAGGGTGCGCTGAATCCGCTGCCGATCGCGGGCGGCCTCGGCGCCGAGGTCTGGGATGTCGACGGCACCCGCTACCTCGACTTCTCGAGCCAGCTGGTGAATGTCACGATCGGCTACCAGCATCCCAGGGTCGTTGCGGCGATCCAGGAGCAGGCCGGCATCCTCACCACCGTCGGCCCCGCCTCCGCGAACGAGACTCGGGCAGAGGCGGCGCGCCTGATCACCGAACGGGCGCCGGAGGGTATGGAAAAGGTCTTCTTCACTAACGGCGGAGCGGACGCGAACGAGAACGCGATCCGGATGGCCCGCCTCTTCACCGGCCGCGACAAGGTCGTCTCGCTCTACCGCTCATACCACGGCAACACCGGAGCGGCGATCGTCTCGACCGGCGACTGGCGGCGCATCCCCAACGAATACGCCCGCGGTCATGTGCATGCCTTCGGCCCATACCTCTATCGCAGCGAATTCTGGGCCGAGACGCCCGAGCAGGAGTGCGAGCGGGCGCTGCACCACCTCGAGCGCATCGTCCAGGCCGAGGGGTCGGAGTCGATCGCCGCGTTCCTGCTGGAGACCATCCCCGGCACCGCGGGCGTGCTCACTCCGCCGGCCGGCTACCTCGCCGGTGTGCGCGAGATCGCCGACCGGTACGGCATCCAGCTGATCCTCGACGAGGTCATGGCCGGCTTCGGCCGCACGGGGGAGTGGTTCGCCTTCGACGCATTCGATGTGCGCCCCGACCTCATCACCTTCGCGAAGGGTGTCAACTCGGGCTACGTCCCGATCGGAGGCGTTGTCATCTCGGATCCGATCGCCCACCACTTCGACGAGCGCGTCTTCCCCGGCGGCCTGACCTACTCCGGCCATCCGCTCGCCGCGGCCAGCGTCGTCGCGACGCTCGAGGCGATGGCGGAGGAGGGCATCGTCGAGAACGCGCGGACCATCGGCTCCGAGCATCTCGCGCCCGGCCTGGCCGCCCTTGAGGCGAAGCACGATCTGATCGGTGAGGTCCGCGGCTCCGGGGTTTTCTGGGCGCTCGAACTCGTCACCGATCGGGCCGCGCGCACCCCGCTGCCGACCGCGGCCGTTGCCCGCCTCAAGGCCGACTTGCTCGCCCGCGGCCTCCTGCCCTTCACCGCCGACAATCGGATCCATGTGGTTCCGCCGGCCGTGATTACCCCCGCTGAGATTGCCCGCGGCCTCGCCGTCCTCGACGACGCTCTCACCGCCTTCAGTGGTTGA
- a CDS encoding serine/threonine-protein kinase, which produces MNGAPCTATPGCPGTIEDGYCNVCGLPPEEVAAASAPTARRAAPATAPATASGAFGTGFIEGTPRPAASGPAEESATARSTRTSSARLATAALGSARTAQTGSKVTRRVGTTSTRLRGPRLGAGLTTVPSRPAADPMAALMTEAVLPERKRFCSHCGTAVGRGRDGRPGRTEGFCANCRTPFSFTPQLKRGDVVGGQYEVVGCLAYGGLGWIFLARDRNVSGRWVVLKGLLNSGDPDAYAAAVTERRFLAEVEHPLIVEIYNFVLHDGAGYIVMEYVGGPSLKQILKERLDANGGAANPLPVDQALAFVLELMPAFAYLHDQGLLYCDFKPDNMIQIGDQVKLIDLGGVRRIDDEDSAIYGTVGYQAPEVAHLGPSVASDVYTIGRTLASLVLDFRGNQTTFVASLPPVSETPLFQRYDSFYRLIAKACAPDPQDRFASVDEMRGQLLGVLREVVATDRGPGHPALHSTESALFEAPVADVVDRVPPWDALPALRRDESDPARSWLAGVNVADPIVRLRALALAPTITVEVRLARARAAIEAQRWEEAARATGEILAEDPWEWRAVWMSGLAQLARGDEVGARASFNTVYGQVPGELAPKLALAAACEASGEPEVAESLYVICARADANYTAPAAFGLARVRQLRSDLDGALDALDIVAPTRSSYADARRRRAELLAESGRGLPSLSAALASVDSVSIDQRTRLELTTQVLASALELVQRDGPAEGANLGGVEANEVAIRDGLEASFRALAASTREHDKRLHLVDRANEVRRWTLT; this is translated from the coding sequence ATGAACGGCGCCCCCTGCACCGCGACCCCCGGCTGCCCGGGCACGATCGAGGACGGCTACTGCAACGTCTGCGGCCTTCCGCCCGAGGAGGTTGCCGCGGCGTCCGCTCCCACCGCTCGTCGCGCCGCGCCGGCGACGGCTCCGGCCACCGCATCCGGCGCCTTCGGCACCGGCTTCATCGAGGGCACCCCCCGCCCAGCGGCATCCGGTCCCGCGGAGGAGTCGGCGACCGCGCGCAGCACCCGCACCTCCTCCGCCCGCCTCGCCACCGCGGCCCTCGGCTCCGCCCGCACGGCGCAGACCGGCTCGAAAGTCACCCGCCGTGTCGGCACCACCTCGACCCGCCTGCGCGGCCCGCGCCTGGGTGCCGGGCTGACCACCGTGCCCTCCCGCCCGGCCGCCGATCCGATGGCCGCGCTGATGACCGAGGCGGTCCTCCCCGAGCGCAAGCGATTCTGCTCGCACTGCGGCACCGCCGTCGGCCGCGGACGCGACGGGCGGCCCGGCCGCACCGAGGGCTTCTGCGCCAACTGCCGCACGCCCTTCTCGTTCACCCCGCAGCTGAAGCGGGGCGACGTGGTCGGCGGGCAGTACGAGGTGGTCGGCTGCCTCGCCTACGGCGGCCTCGGCTGGATCTTTCTCGCGCGCGACCGGAACGTCTCGGGACGCTGGGTCGTGCTCAAGGGCCTGCTCAATTCCGGCGACCCCGACGCCTACGCGGCGGCCGTCACCGAGCGCCGGTTCCTGGCAGAGGTCGAGCATCCGCTCATCGTCGAGATCTACAACTTCGTTCTGCACGACGGCGCCGGCTACATCGTGATGGAGTACGTCGGCGGGCCGAGCCTCAAGCAGATCCTGAAGGAGCGGCTGGACGCGAACGGCGGCGCCGCGAATCCGCTGCCGGTGGATCAGGCGCTCGCGTTCGTGCTCGAGCTGATGCCCGCGTTCGCCTACCTGCACGATCAGGGTCTTCTCTACTGCGACTTCAAGCCCGACAACATGATTCAGATCGGCGATCAGGTCAAGCTGATCGACCTGGGCGGCGTGCGTCGGATCGACGATGAGGACTCCGCGATCTACGGAACCGTCGGCTATCAGGCCCCGGAGGTCGCCCACCTCGGGCCCTCCGTCGCCTCCGACGTCTATACGATCGGCCGCACGCTGGCCTCGCTCGTGCTCGACTTCCGCGGCAACCAGACCACCTTCGTCGCCTCGCTGCCGCCGGTCTCCGAGACGCCGCTGTTCCAGCGCTACGACTCCTTCTACCGCCTGATCGCGAAGGCCTGCGCACCCGATCCGCAGGACCGCTTCGCGAGCGTCGACGAGATGCGCGGCCAGCTGCTCGGTGTGCTGCGCGAGGTCGTCGCGACCGACCGCGGCCCCGGGCACCCCGCGCTGCACTCGACGGAGTCGGCCCTGTTCGAGGCGCCGGTGGCCGACGTGGTCGACCGCGTTCCGCCGTGGGATGCGCTGCCGGCCCTGCGGCGCGACGAGTCCGACCCTGCCCGGTCGTGGCTCGCGGGCGTCAACGTCGCCGACCCGATCGTGCGCCTGCGCGCCCTCGCTCTCGCGCCCACCATCACCGTCGAAGTGCGGCTCGCCCGCGCCCGCGCGGCGATCGAGGCCCAGCGCTGGGAGGAGGCGGCGCGCGCGACCGGCGAGATCCTCGCCGAGGACCCGTGGGAGTGGCGGGCGGTGTGGATGAGCGGTCTCGCGCAGCTCGCTCGCGGTGACGAGGTCGGCGCCCGCGCCTCCTTCAACACCGTCTACGGGCAGGTCCCCGGCGAACTCGCCCCCAAGCTCGCGCTGGCCGCGGCCTGCGAGGCGAGCGGTGAGCCCGAGGTCGCCGAGTCGCTCTACGTGATCTGCGCCCGCGCCGACGCGAACTACACAGCGCCTGCCGCGTTCGGCCTCGCCCGAGTGCGGCAGCTGCGCTCCGACCTCGACGGAGCGCTCGACGCGCTCGACATCGTCGCCCCCACGCGCTCTTCCTACGCCGATGCGCGCCGCCGCCGAGCGGAACTGCTGGCGGAGTCGGGGCGCGGTCTGCCCTCGCTCTCAGCCGCCCTCGCCAGCGTCGACTCCGTGTCCATCGACCAGCGGACCCGCCTCGAACTCACCACGCAGGTCCTCGCCTCCGCGCTCGAGCTGGTGCAGCGCGATGGCCCCGCCGAGGGCGCGAACCTCGGCGGAGTCGAGGCGAACGAGGTCGCGATCCGCGACGGCCTCGAGGCCTCCTTCCGGGCACTCGCCGCCTCCACCCGCGAACACGACAAGCGCCTGCACCTCGTCGACCGGGCCAACGAGGTCCGACGGTGGACGCTGACGTGA
- a CDS encoding glutamate ABC transporter substrate-binding protein, whose protein sequence is MNRLRAAALALATAAALVLTGCSTGADDLGAPLAAVTPTESSAAPAAPAAADCSPSAVTSYAPTGVTDSTRLAQIRGRGTLRVGVSADTLLMSARNPLTGAIEGFDVDIAREVARAILGTDAIDYVVITSAQRLPALTGGDGAPQVDLVARTLTMTCDRWSSIAFSAEYYDAGLKVLVSDNPGGVPVTGIGDLDGKRVCAPSGTTTLSRMQNDYPEVNAVEAATHSQCLALFQAGEVDAIAGDDTILAGFVAQDPYAKVVGDALSSEPYGLGLPADDPDFVRFVNAALESIRSDGRWQSIYERWLGVLGDASPPAPVYGR, encoded by the coding sequence ATGAACCGGTTGCGCGCCGCCGCCCTCGCCCTGGCCACCGCCGCGGCTCTCGTCCTCACCGGCTGCAGCACGGGGGCCGACGACCTGGGCGCGCCCCTGGCCGCCGTGACTCCGACGGAGAGCTCCGCTGCTCCTGCCGCCCCGGCCGCCGCGGACTGCTCGCCCTCGGCCGTCACCTCCTATGCTCCGACCGGTGTGACCGACAGCACCCGCCTCGCTCAGATCCGCGGACGCGGGACCCTGCGCGTCGGCGTCTCGGCCGACACGCTGCTGATGAGTGCCCGCAACCCCCTCACCGGAGCGATCGAGGGCTTCGACGTCGACATCGCCCGCGAGGTCGCCCGCGCGATCCTCGGCACCGATGCCATTGACTACGTCGTGATCACCTCCGCCCAGCGCCTGCCCGCGCTCACCGGCGGCGACGGCGCTCCCCAGGTGGACCTGGTCGCCCGCACTCTCACGATGACCTGCGACCGCTGGAGCTCGATCGCGTTCTCGGCGGAGTATTACGACGCCGGCCTCAAGGTGCTCGTCTCGGACAACCCAGGGGGCGTCCCGGTCACCGGCATCGGCGACCTCGACGGCAAGCGGGTCTGCGCACCGAGCGGCACGACGACGCTCAGCCGGATGCAGAACGACTATCCGGAGGTGAATGCCGTCGAGGCCGCCACGCATTCGCAGTGCCTCGCGCTCTTCCAAGCCGGCGAAGTCGATGCCATCGCGGGTGACGACACGATCCTCGCGGGATTCGTGGCGCAGGACCCGTACGCGAAGGTCGTCGGCGACGCGCTGAGCTCGGAGCCCTATGGCCTGGGGCTGCCCGCCGACGATCCCGACTTCGTGCGCTTCGTCAACGCCGCGCTCGAGAGCATCCGTAGCGACGGCCGCTGGCAGAGCATCTACGAGCGCTGGCTCGGGGTTCTCGGCGACGCCTCGCCTCCGGCTCCGGTGTACGGCCGATGA
- a CDS encoding SGNH/GDSL hydrolase family protein produces the protein MTLTTPSGARTALRSLAIGTVLAATAALVPAGAAIAAPAPQVSLLALGDSTTRAFTACGSFTDCPERSWSTGSFPAVDSFAQRLQASRPWVTVSTANFAQSGNTVAQVPARVAAAVSAGVHPNVVTLLVGGNDLCGPNVPVASDGYPMTPVDTFRQGVDAAMSAIRSSWPTAGIVLASVPDNASQWRSVRGTSGAGLWASAGLCRTTRGVSATGTPLSPAAAAASVAAAAKRLKDFDAVLENACDAQGSQCRWDGGALSRLDFTPDLLSTVDHFHPSVAGQARIAEVEWNASSLATG, from the coding sequence ATGACCCTCACCACCCCCAGCGGAGCGCGCACCGCGCTCCGCTCCCTCGCAATCGGAACCGTCCTCGCGGCGACCGCTGCCTTGGTTCCGGCCGGCGCCGCCATTGCCGCGCCGGCTCCACAGGTCTCGCTCCTCGCCCTGGGCGACTCGACCACCCGAGCATTCACCGCCTGCGGATCCTTCACGGACTGCCCCGAACGCAGCTGGTCGACAGGAAGTTTCCCTGCCGTCGACTCCTTCGCCCAGCGTCTGCAAGCCTCTCGCCCGTGGGTGACGGTCAGCACCGCCAACTTCGCGCAGAGCGGCAACACCGTCGCTCAGGTCCCAGCGCGAGTCGCGGCCGCGGTCTCGGCGGGCGTGCATCCGAATGTCGTCACGCTCCTCGTCGGCGGCAACGACCTCTGCGGCCCGAATGTGCCGGTGGCGAGCGACGGCTACCCGATGACTCCGGTCGACACCTTCCGCCAGGGCGTGGACGCCGCGATGAGCGCGATCCGCAGCTCGTGGCCGACGGCCGGGATCGTCCTCGCATCGGTGCCGGACAATGCCTCGCAGTGGCGGTCCGTTCGCGGGACTTCCGGCGCTGGGCTCTGGGCCTCAGCCGGACTCTGCCGCACCACCCGCGGAGTCAGCGCGACAGGCACCCCCCTGAGCCCGGCGGCGGCGGCGGCCTCGGTCGCCGCTGCGGCGAAGCGCCTTAAGGACTTCGACGCGGTCCTCGAGAACGCGTGCGACGCCCAGGGCTCGCAATGCCGCTGGGACGGCGGTGCGCTCAGCAGGCTGGACTTCACGCCCGACCTGCTCAGCACCGTCGACCACTTCCACCCCAGCGTCGCCGGGCAGGCGAGGATCGCCGAGGTGGAGTGGAACGCGTCCTCGTTGGCGACGGGCTGA
- a CDS encoding serine protease — translation MTAYLSLRHRLGRRPRKRRRIVLASLAVAVALIGAGTAPANAISEFREQTPLQAGSRVELPHSYCTVGAVLRSTSWYSALAPGIRNTRYVVLAGHCGNEGDSVSVADQGEIGKVIWESGTSDLEIARIDPISRTNWNCGTGSMIRHCDPYTTYTPRAIGNIFLRDHTGRYVSMPLDGTGVPGENEVFCTSGAVSGVNCTWGIAPLPPRSPPFLFAATTWTASTVSGDSGGPVASRGGRLYGIITDGALPASSRPDLMAYVPISRLFEEQRGYMLAPPG, via the coding sequence TTGACCGCCTATCTCTCGCTGCGCCACAGGCTCGGACGACGGCCCCGAAAGCGGAGGCGAATCGTTCTCGCGTCGCTCGCGGTCGCCGTCGCGCTGATCGGCGCAGGAACAGCGCCCGCGAACGCCATCTCGGAGTTCCGCGAGCAGACCCCCCTCCAGGCCGGGAGCCGGGTGGAGCTACCGCACTCGTACTGCACCGTGGGTGCCGTTCTCCGCTCGACGAGCTGGTACTCCGCGCTAGCGCCCGGGATCAGGAACACCCGATACGTCGTTCTGGCCGGGCACTGCGGGAACGAGGGTGATTCCGTCAGCGTGGCTGATCAGGGCGAGATTGGGAAGGTGATCTGGGAATCGGGCACCTCCGATCTCGAAATCGCCAGAATCGACCCGATATCCCGAACCAACTGGAACTGCGGAACTGGCTCGATGATCCGCCACTGCGACCCGTACACTACATACACCCCTCGCGCCATCGGCAACATTTTCCTCCGCGACCACACAGGGCGGTACGTGAGCATGCCCCTCGACGGCACAGGAGTCCCGGGCGAGAACGAAGTCTTCTGCACCAGCGGAGCGGTGTCCGGCGTGAACTGCACCTGGGGTATCGCTCCGCTCCCGCCGCGCTCGCCACCCTTTCTGTTCGCAGCGACGACGTGGACGGCGTCGACCGTCAGCGGCGACTCGGGCGGACCGGTAGCAAGCCGGGGCGGACGGCTCTACGGAATCATCACCGATGGCGCCCTGCCGGCCAGCTCACGACCCGACCTGATGGCGTACGTCCCGATCTCGCGCCTCTTCGAGGAACAGCGCGGCTACATGCTCGCGCCTCCCGGCTAA
- a CDS encoding PucR family transcriptional regulator, with product MPATVRDLLAEPAFRLRILAGVHDEAVLDAPLSWAHSSDLVDPTPWLESGQLLLTDGVHFTGHDGVEFSEEYVARLRGRGIRALGFATRIVHDEVPAALIAACERQGLPLLEVAELTPFMGIIRFVADVISREQRERLEWSLEAQRRVAHAALRPDGLGAILTELERQLGCWVALYDAAGHRVHLPTRLAVPAEESIAAAARHALSRGSRAGLRLDDGGGVTLQTIGRRDHLRGVLAVGTGTPLDPAGNDLVASVIALASIALEQRRALDSSRRQLQSGLLELLAAGAFDVAESTARRLGRALPAEPVRVVVLSAPVQGDSLLDELEVVAEEEDATLFFAERDGSLVAMTAADKLDPLTAVLQRHGATGGASAPLGWADLDRGIAEARRAAERTGGPLTRFEDVAAEGMLGLLAASGAEPLARRMLAPLLSPDGAVLLESARAWLRRNGAWEPAARDLGVHRHTLRNRITAVERALGLDLDDVSARTELWTALRLIH from the coding sequence ATGCCCGCGACCGTCCGCGATCTGCTGGCCGAGCCGGCCTTCCGCCTCCGGATACTCGCGGGAGTGCACGACGAGGCCGTCCTCGACGCCCCTCTGAGCTGGGCGCACTCCTCCGACCTCGTCGACCCGACGCCCTGGCTCGAATCGGGGCAGTTGCTCCTCACCGACGGCGTCCACTTCACCGGACACGACGGCGTCGAGTTCTCGGAGGAGTACGTCGCCCGCCTGCGCGGCCGCGGCATCCGTGCGCTCGGCTTCGCCACGCGGATCGTGCACGACGAGGTGCCCGCCGCGCTGATCGCGGCCTGCGAGCGTCAGGGCCTGCCGCTACTGGAGGTGGCGGAGCTCACGCCGTTCATGGGGATCATCCGTTTCGTCGCCGACGTGATCTCGCGCGAGCAGCGTGAGCGGCTGGAATGGTCATTGGAGGCGCAACGCCGGGTCGCCCATGCAGCGCTGCGACCGGACGGGCTCGGGGCGATCCTCACCGAACTCGAGCGTCAGTTGGGGTGCTGGGTCGCCCTGTACGACGCCGCGGGTCACAGGGTGCACCTGCCCACGCGGCTCGCCGTGCCTGCGGAGGAGTCGATCGCCGCGGCCGCGAGGCACGCGCTCAGCCGAGGCAGCCGCGCGGGGCTCCGGCTGGACGACGGGGGCGGCGTGACGCTGCAGACGATCGGGCGCCGCGACCATCTGCGCGGGGTGCTCGCGGTGGGCACGGGCACGCCGCTGGATCCGGCGGGTAACGACCTGGTCGCGAGCGTCATCGCGCTGGCGAGCATCGCCCTGGAGCAGCGGCGCGCCCTCGACTCCTCCCGCCGACAACTGCAATCGGGACTGCTGGAGCTGCTGGCCGCGGGCGCGTTCGACGTCGCCGAGAGCACGGCACGGCGGCTCGGGAGAGCGCTGCCGGCCGAGCCGGTGCGAGTGGTCGTGCTGAGCGCGCCGGTGCAGGGCGACTCGCTCCTCGACGAGCTGGAGGTCGTGGCGGAGGAGGAGGACGCGACGCTGTTCTTCGCGGAGCGGGACGGGTCACTCGTCGCCATGACGGCCGCCGACAAGCTCGACCCGCTGACTGCGGTCCTCCAGCGGCACGGAGCGACGGGCGGCGCCTCCGCTCCGCTGGGCTGGGCCGACCTCGACCGGGGCATCGCGGAGGCTCGGCGCGCGGCGGAACGGACGGGAGGACCACTGACCCGCTTCGAGGACGTCGCCGCCGAGGGGATGCTCGGGCTGCTCGCCGCGTCCGGCGCCGAACCGCTCGCCCGCCGGATGCTCGCGCCGCTGCTGAGCCCCGACGGCGCGGTACTGCTCGAGAGCGCCCGGGCATGGCTGCGCCGCAACGGCGCCTGGGAGCCGGCGGCGCGGGACCTTGGCGTGCACCGGCACACGCTCCGCAACCGCATCACTGCCGTGGAGCGCGCCCTCGGCCTCGACCTCGACGACGTGTCCGCCCGCACGGAACTCTGGACGGCGCTGCGGCTGATCCACTAG